A single Xiphias gladius isolate SHS-SW01 ecotype Sanya breed wild chromosome 22, ASM1685928v1, whole genome shotgun sequence DNA region contains:
- the kif13a gene encoding kinesin-like protein KIF13A isoform X12 codes for MSDTKVKVAVRVRPMNRREIELNTKCVVDMEDNQTVLHPPPSNAKGENRKQPKVFAFDHCFWSMDESNVPKYAGQEVVFKCLGEGILENAFQGYNACIFAYGQTGSGKSFSMMGNGEQPGLIPRLCCSLFERVHREGNEAHTFKVEVSFMEIYNEKVRDLLDPKGSRQSLKVREHKVLGPYVDGLSQLAVTSFEDIEVLMSEGNKSRTVAATNMNEESSRSHAVFSIIVTQTLYDLQSGNSGEKVSKMSLVDLAGSERVSKTGAAGERLKEGSNINKSLTTLGCVISALADQSAGKGKAKFVPYRDSVLTWLLKDNLGGNSKTAMIATVSPAADNYEETLSTLRYADRAKRIVNHAVVNEDPNARIIRELREEVEKLKVQLSQAESMKAPELKEKLQESEKLIQEMTVTWEEKLRKTEEIATERQKQLESMGISLETSGIKVGEDKCFLVNLNADPALNELLVYYLKEHTRVGADTSQDIQLFGIGIQPEHCVLELCPDGDVTLMPIGNARTCVNGTMIDSLVHLWHGDRILWGNNHFFRINLPKRKRRDRLKELERASPRESFVEADVETASEASSEQDYSYEFAQMEVIMKTLGNNDPMQNVVQVLEKQYLEEKQTALEEQRMMYERELESLRQQLSPEKTPQHHRSSSDRLTFPTHTPHSKLRLWTEERDELFRQSLSRLREQVVKANTLVREANFLAEEMNKLTDYQVTLQIPAANLSANRKRGAIVSEPAIQVRRKGKGTQVWTIEKLENKLVDMRDHYRDWKEGTEELYNKVSSKHCDPFYEAQENHNLIGVANIFLECLFHDVKLQYAVPIISQQGEVAGRLHIELMRVSGSIPERLSGGDDSSENSSESSCYEVMDTNGEIVHMAKRLTCRVRIREATGLPLNLSNFVFCQYTFWEHGEPTVAPPMVSPDRPSPRSPDAQFTVQFDHCKDYVVHVTDEFLEFISDGALAIEVWGHRCAGNGRSLWELDALEAKTQTLRDRWSEVSRRIELWISIQELNEQGEYSSVELHSGKDISTGGVFQLRQGHSRRLQVCVKPVQNSGTLPLLVEAMLSVSIGCVSARSSKLQRPLDSYQEEDLNCVRERWSEALIKRREYLDEQIKKIINKHEKSEEDIEREARLVEQWVGLTEERNAVLVPAPGSGIPGAPADWTPPAGMEAHIPVLYLDLNADNLTVNEQLTGPHAAGVNSILPKEHGSQFFYLPIIRHSDEEVSAVCSWDSSIHDSVHLNRVTSPNERIYLIIKATVQLSHPASMELVLRKRIAVNIYNKQSFTQSLKRRMSLKNTLYSCGVTYEIVSNIPKASEEPEERETLALMAARGDSEETQDGETYIEKYTRGVLEVENILSLERLRQAVTVKEALAAKGRHLRRSISTPNVQHSSCSKTDLTGCEDEDCKDHCDHADSSTCNPQDGSLCSTPIKSKDNQGLVPESPTFFNSSPFKVLSPQPPKFLKSLLPVKEESKAKKALEARPLLGQEDSEDEETDVDMTLNLDRGPQDQSSFQPYIPEDFANFEIYNATLESQEGFPSSRSDLKGSRCGGGSGEREVSRSPTASTCTSGYFSHSASNATLSDMPFSASESSDHLSCTSRDPQEPLGCPAGQGCTQTKSVTPGSDSQQPPLSAVRVQDLLPHPQGSSTVSIPNCTDKQQTFPLPHNRVLSTSQEFTDFKGADDSIGESDLAHFTEGWEQEGLEKKKPDNVETCDTGNQHSSVASGIINTSYPENAICECPNNEDSDSGPVSGPNTTVVCTSVRALVSVPDKVVAPCPAQITPSASVPAPASPSLVAPSSTAPSSAPALRAGGEPPIQEPAQGDLPHGSPCPSPNPSSAEPSGDSSGDECTPVAQLPDWMAPGEQVWVGKRRGTVHYVGGVEFAKGIWIGVKLDMAVGKHNGTVQGRVYFRCPPGHGVFVKPSRLTRGPPSMDTEPQTLIR; via the exons ATGTCGGATACAAAGGTAAAAGTTGCAGTGAGAGTTCGGCCCATGAACCGCAGGG AAATTGAACTGAATACAAAATGTGTCGTGGATATGGAGGACAACCAAACAGTTCTTCACCCACCACCCTCAAATGCAAAAGGAGAGAACAG GAAACAACCCAAG GTGTTCGCTTTTGACCACTGTTTCTGGTCCATGGACGAGTCCAATGTTCCCAAATATGCTG GTCAAGAGGTGGTGTTCAAGTGCCTTGGAGAGGGAATACTTGAAAATGCATTCCAGGGATATAATGCCTGCATATTTGCCTATGGACAAACAG GTTCAGGCAAGTCCTTTTCCATGATGGGGAATGGCGAGCAGCCGGGTTTAATCCCTCGACTCTGCTGCTCGCTGTTTGAGAGGGTCCACAGGGAGGGAAACGAGGCCCATACTTTTAAGGTGGAGGTGTCGTTCATGGAGATCTACAATGAGAAGGTCCGTGACCTGCTGGATCCCAAAGG GAGCCGACAGTCCCTGAAAGTTCGGGAGCACAAAGTCCTTGGTCCATATGTGGATGGTCTGTCTCAGCTGGCTGTGACCAGCTTTGAG GACATCGAGGTGTTAATGTCAGAGGGGAACAAATCTCGCACAGTTGCAGCCACCAACATGAATGAGGAGAGCAGTCGTTCACATGCTGTCTTCAGCATCATTGTCACGCAAACACTTTATGATCTACAGTCTGGG AATTCAGGTGAGAAAGTCAGCAAGATGAGTCTGGTTGACCTGGCAGGAAGTGAGCGAGTCTCAAagactggagctgctggagagagACTCAAAGAGGGCAGCAATATTAACAA ATCTCTCACCACATTAGGCTGCGTGATTTCTGCTCTTGCTGATCAGTCTGCAGGGAAGGGGAAGGCCAAGTTTGTGCCTTACAGAGACTCAGTCCTCACCTGGCTATTGAAG GACAACCTCGGCGGCAACAGCAAGACAGCCATGATAGCCACAGTGAGTCCGGCGGCTGACAACTACGAGGAGACTCTGTCCACTCTGCGCTACGCAGACAGGGCCAAGAGAATCGTCAACCATGCCGTGGTGAATGAAGACCCCAACGCTCGGATCATCAGAGAGCtcagggaggaggtggagaagctCAAAGTTCAGCTCTCTCAGGCTGAG TCCATGAAGGCTCCtgaactgaaggagaaactGCAGGAGTCTGAGAAACTCATTCAGGAGATGACTGTCACCTGGGAGGAAAAACTAAGAAAGACGGAGGAGATTGCAACT GAGCGTCAGAAGCAGTTGGAGAGCATGGGCATCTCTTTGGAAACGTCTGGGATTAAAGTGGGTGAAGACAAGTGTTTCCTTGTCAATCTAAATGCTGATCCTGCCCTAAATGAGCTACTGGTCTACTACCTGAAG GAGCACACACGTGTGGGCGCAGACACGTCTCAGGACATCCAGCTCTTTGGGATCGGGATCCAGCCGGAGCACTGCGTCCTGGAGCTCTGCCCAGACGGTGATGTCACCCTGATGCCCATAGGGAATGCCAG gACCTGCGTGAACGGAACAATGATTGATTCCTTGGTGCACCTGTGGCATGGAGACCGTATCTTATGGGGCAACAACCACTTCTTCAG GATCAATCTGCCTAAGCGAAAGCGCCGGGACCGTttgaaggagctggagagagCTTCTCCCAGAGAGAGCTTCGTTGAGGCAGATGTGGAGACTGCCAGTGAGGCCTCTTCTGAGCAGGACTACAGCTATGAGTTTGCCCAGATGGAGGTCATAATGAAGACTCTTGGGAACAATG ACCCCATGCAGAATGTGGTCCAAGTGCTGGAGAAGCAGTACCTGGAGGAGAAGCAGACGGCTCTGGAGGAGCAGAGAATGATGTATGAGCGGGAGCTGGAGTCACTGCGGCAACAGCTGTCTCCCGAGAAGACACCACAGCACCACCGCAGCAGCAGTGACCGCCTTACGTTCCcgacacacacaccacacagcaAGCTGCGACTGTGGACGGAGGAGCG ggaTGAGCTTTTTCGTCAGAGTCTTTCTCGACTCAGGGAGCAGGTCGTGAAAGCCAACACCTTGGTGCGAGAAGCCAACTTTTTGGCAGAGGAGATGAACAAACTGACTGACTATCAGGTCACCCTTCAGATTCCTGCAGCCAACCTCAGCGCCAACCGCAAG CGTGGAGCCATAGTGAGCGAGCCAGCCATCCAGGTGCGGAGGAAGGGGAAGGGGACCCAGGTGTGGACCATCGAGAAGCTGGAGAACAAACTGGTGGACATGAGAGACCACTACAGGGACTGGAAGGAAGGCACAGAGGAGTTG tataACAAAGTAAGCAGTAAGCACTGTGATCCATTCTACGAGGCGCAAGAGAACCACAACCTGATAGGAGTGGCCAACATTTTTCTGGAGTGCCTTTTCCATGATGTTAAACTGCAATATGCTGTCCCCATCATCAGCCAACAGGGGGAG GTAGCAGGCAGGTTGCACATTGAGCTGATGCGAGTCAGTGGTTCCATACCAGAGCGCCTGTCCGGGGGAGATGACTCATCGGAGAACTCCAGCGAGAGTAGCTGCTACGAGGTCATGGACACCAACGGGGAGATCGTCCACATGGCCAAGAGGCTCACCTGCAGG GTGCGGATCAGGGAGGCTACAGGCCTGCCGCTCAATTTGTCCAACTTTGTCTTCTGTCAGTACACCTTCTGGGAGCACGGCGAGCCCACTGTGGCTCCTCCTATGGTCAGCCCGGACAGACCCTCCCCTCGAAGCCCAGATGCCCAGTTCACTGTCCAGTTTGATCACTGCAAG GACTATGTTGTGCATGTGACGGACGAGTTTTTAGAGTTTATATCAGATGGAGCATTGGCCATAGAAGTTTGGGGTCACCGCTGTGCTGGGAACGGACGTTCACTCTGGGAGTTAGACGCACTAGAGGCCAAGACCCAGACTCTCCGAGACAG GTGGAGTGAGGTGTCTCGCAGGATCGAGCTGTGGATCTCCATCCAGGAGCTGAATGAGCAGGGAGAATACTCATCCGTGGAGCTGCATTCTGGAAAAGACATCAGCACAGGAGGAGTCTTCCAGCTCCGACAG GGTCACTCCAGGaggctgcaggtgtgtgtgaaaCCAGTCCAAAACTCAGGCACTCTGCCTCTGCTGGTGGAGGCTATGCTGTCCGTCTCTATTGGCTGCGTGTCAGCTCGCTCCTCCAAACTACAGAGACCGCTCGACAGCTACCAG GAGGAAGATCTCAACTGTGTTAGAGAGCGCTGGTCAGAAGCCCTGATCAAACGTCGGGAGTACCTTGATGAACAAATCAAGaaaatcatcaataaacacg AAAAGTCAGAGGAGGACATTGAGCGTGAAGCTCGGCTGGTTGAGCAGTGGGTTGGACTGACTGAAGAGAGAAATGCTGTGCTGGTACCTGCACCTGGCAGTGGCATCCCTGGAGCTCCTGCAGActg GACGCCACCTGCAGGAATGGAAGCTCACATCCCCGTACTCTACCTGGATTTGAATG CGGATAATCTgacagtgaatgagcagctgacCGGCCCACATGCTGCAGGTGTTAATTCTATCCTGCCTAAGGAGCACGGAAGCCAGTTCTTCTATCTTCCCATCATCAGGCACAGTGATGAGGAG GTGTCGGCAGTGTGCTCCTGGGACTCCTCCATCCATGATTCTGTGCACCTCAACCGGGTCACGTCTCCTAATGAACGCATCTACCTGATCATCAAAGCCACGGTGCAGCTCAGCCACCCTGCCTCCATGGAGCTGGTGCTCCGCAAGAGGATCGCTGTCAACATCTACAACAAACAG agcTTCACTCAGAGTCTCAAGAGAAGAATGTCCCTAAAGAACACACTTTACTCCTGTGGTGTGACTTATGAGATCGTGTCCAACATACCAAAG GCCTCAGAGGAACCGGAGGAGAGGGAAACCTTGGCCCTCATGGCTGCTCGCGGTGACAGCGAGGAGACCCAGGACGGAGAAACCTACATAGAAAAATACACAAGGGGAGTTCTGGAAGTGGAGAACATCCTCAGTCTAGAGAGGCTACGGCAG GCTGTGACAGTGAAGGAAGCGCTCGCTGCTAAGGGGAGACACCTAAGAAGGAGTATCAGCACACCAAATGTACAGCAT TCTTCATGTAGTAAAACAGACCTGACAGGTTGTGAGGATGAAGACTGTAAG GACCACTGTGATCATGCGGACAGCTCCACCTGCAATCCCCAGGATGGCTCCCTTTGCAGCACACCTATCAAAAGCAAGGACAACCAAG GTTTGGTTCCAGAGAGCCCTACCTTTTTCAACTCCAGCCCCTTCAAAGTCCTCTCCCCTCAGCCTCCCAAGTTCCTCAAGTCTCTGCTGCCTGTGAAAGAGGAGAGCAAGGCGAAGAAAGCCCTGGAGGCCCGACCGCTGCTGGGACAAGAG GACTCTGAGGACGAGGAGACGGATGTGGACATGACTCTGAATCTCGATCGGGGGCCTCAGGACCAAAGCAGCTTCCAACCTTATATCCCGGAGGACTTTGCAAACTTTGAGATCTACAACGCCACTCTGGAGAGCCAGGAGGGGTTTCCGTCCTCCCGCTCTGACTTGAAGGGAAGCCGGTGCGGAGGTGggagcggagagagagaggtgtccCGAAGCCCCACTGCCAGCACTTGCACTAGTGGCTACTTTTCACACAGTGCCTCCAACGCAACGCTGTCTGACATGCCTTTCAGTGCCAGTGAGAGCTCTGACCACCTCAGTTGCACCTCCAGAGATCCCCAGGAGCCCCTGGGCTGTCCTGCTGGACAAGGCTGCACCCAAACTAAAAGTGTTACTCCAGGGAGTGACAGCCAGCAGCCTCCTCTGTCAGCAGTCCGGGTCCAGGATCTGCTACCCCACCCTCAAGGCTCCTCAACTGTCAGTATTCCTAATTgcacagacaagcagcaaacaTTCCCTCTGCCTCACAACCGTGTTCTCAGTACCAGCCAGGAGTTCACAGACTTTAAAGGGGCTGATGACAGTATTGGAGAGAGTGATTTAGCACATTTTACAGAGGGATGGGAGCAGGAGGGTTTGGAGAAGAAGAAACCAGATAACGTAGAAACATGTGACACTGGCAATCAACACTCCTCTGTTGCGTCTGGTATTATCAACACATCTTATCCTGAAAATGCCATATGCGAATGTCCTAATAATGAAGACTCTGATAGTGGTCCTGTGTCCGGCCCTAACACAACTGTAGTTTGCACTTCAGTCAGAGCCCTAGTAAGTGTTCCTGACAAAGTCGTGGCTCCATGTCCAGCCCAAATAACTCCCTCTGCATCAGTCCCAGCTCCAGCATCTCCATCCCTGGTTGCTCCTTCATCTACAGCCCCATCCTCTGCCCCAGCTCTGCGAGCGGGAGGAGAACCTCCGATCCAGGAGCCAGCACAGGGAGATCTGCCCCACGGGAGTCCCTGCCCCAGCCCTAACCCCAGCAGTGCCGAGCCCTCGGGGGACTCCAGCGGGGATGAGTGCACCCCTGTAGCTCAGCTTCCTGACTGGATGGCCCCTGGGGAGCAGGTGTGGgtggggaagaggagaggaacagtCCACTATGTTGGAGGGGTAGAGTTTGCTAAGGGGATCTGGATTGGTGTGAAGCTGGACATGGCAGTGG GTAAGCACAACGGGACTGTCCAGGGCAGAGTGTACTTCCGCTGCCCCCCGGGCCACGGTGTGTTTGTCAAGCCATCTCGTCTCACCAGAGGACCGCCCTCCATGGACACAGAACCCCAGACTCTGATCAGATAG